The proteins below come from a single Parcubacteria group bacterium genomic window:
- a CDS encoding lmo0937 family membrane protein: MWTIIVILLILWVLGLVSSYTLGGLIHVLLVVAVILIVMRLLQGRSIV; encoded by the coding sequence ATGTGGACAATAATTGTAATTTTACTCATTCTATGGGTATTGGGGCTTGTTTCTTCCTACACACTGGGAGGACTGATCCATGTTCTGCTAGTTGTGGCAGTAATCTTGATTGTAATGCGCCTTTTGCAAGGCCGTAGCATCGTATAA
- a CDS encoding DUF1360 domain-containing protein, with the protein MNEEIYKNSQAFWHNFFSAIFLALVASATYYLNLTHKLGREISWFDFTLLFFATFRLIRLFVYDTITEHVRGYLRRYSSGYRRELSMLINCPWCTGIWAGLFVAFIFFLSPLTHFFVLLLAISGLGSIVQTIIWRVGLDPRERGK; encoded by the coding sequence ATGAACGAAGAAATTTATAAAAACAGTCAAGCATTTTGGCATAATTTTTTTTCTGCTATATTTTTAGCCTTGGTCGCTAGTGCTACTTATTATTTAAATCTTACGCATAAATTGGGAAGAGAAATTTCTTGGTTTGATTTTACTTTACTTTTTTTTGCCACTTTTCGACTGATCCGACTTTTTGTTTATGACACGATCACGGAGCATGTCCGCGGTTATTTGCGGAGGTATTCTTCCGGTTATCGCCGAGAGCTCTCGATGCTGATCAATTGCCCGTGGTGCACGGGAATTTGGGCGGGACTGTTCGTGGCTTTCATTTTTTTCCTCAGTCCGCTGACCCACTTTTTTGTCCTGCTTCTGGCGATTTCCGGCTTGGGATCAATCGTACAAACGATCATTTGGAGAGTTGGGCTTGATCCACGAGAAAGGGGTAAATAA
- a CDS encoding DoxX family protein, whose protein sequence is MQKISSGCHDEDGDNTAYTVFRLIVSAMFFMHGAQKFFGLFGGIGGHGAVPFFSLFWFAGLVEVVVGLLVFFGVFTRLAALLGVIEMLVAYFLVHFPAGLNPLFNGGEVALLYLASFLVMFRYGAGKLSLEKKIRKRELF, encoded by the coding sequence ATGCAAAAAATATCGTCAGGTTGTCATGACGAAGATGGGGATAATACGGCCTATACTGTTTTCCGGCTTATTGTGTCCGCAATGTTTTTTATGCACGGAGCGCAAAAATTTTTTGGTTTGTTCGGGGGCATTGGTGGCCATGGCGCCGTGCCATTTTTTAGTCTGTTTTGGTTTGCTGGCCTGGTTGAAGTTGTTGTAGGACTGTTGGTTTTCTTTGGCGTGTTCACTCGCTTGGCAGCGCTGTTGGGAGTGATCGAAATGCTGGTGGCGTATTTCCTGGTACATTTCCCGGCTGGACTCAATCCGCTTTTTAACGGCGGGGAAGTGGCGCTGTTATATCTTGCATCTTTCTTGGTCATGTTCCGTTATGGCGCAGGAAAGTTGAGTTTGGAGAAAAAAATTCGCAAAAGAGAGCTATTTTAA